ACCGCTCGATGACGTCGGCGGTGCGTTGGTCGGAGGCGTTCAGTTCGACCGTCTCCCAGCCCATGTCGTTTGCGAGCGCGTGGGCCGCGCTCGTCTTCCCGACCCCCGGACTCCCGTGGAGGACGACGGCCTCGCGGTGGTCGTCCCACGAGCGTGCCCAGTCTGCGAACGCGTCGCGGGCCTTGTCGTTGCCGCGGACCTCCGAGAGCGTGCTCGGGCGGTACCGCTCGGTCCAATCGGCCATTACCGATGGAAGGAGCGAGCCGCGTTTAGTGGTTGCGGAGCGGGGCCTGCCTCGGGCGCCCGACGGTCCGGGCGTTTCCGGCGGCGAATCGTGGCCGGCCCGTCGACCGTGTGTCGGGTAGCCTCCGCGAACGCTCAGTCAGCCGCGAGGACCGTCTCGTTGTCGAGCGCGGGCCGGCCGACCAAGCGGTCGAACGAGAGCGGGCCGGACCCGAGGGTGAAGACGGCGGAGGCCATCCCGAACAGCGCGACGTGGGCGAGAACGGGGTCGTCCGGCAGGCCGAACAGCGTCGTCGTGAACAACACGAACGAGAGCGCGGCCGCGCCGCGGGTGAAGAACCCGGCGATGAGCGCGAGGCCGACCGCGATCTCCGTGACGCCGGCGCCGACGACCCATAGTCCCGGATCGACGGGGACGACCGACGTGAGGTCGTACTTCTCGACGACGAGCAGCGCCCTACCGGGGTCCGCGAGCTTCTCGATGAGCCCGAGGTAGACGAACGTGACGCCCATGCCGACGCGCAAGACCGTCGGGACGTATCGGCGCAGCGGGCCGACCACGGCGTCGAGCGACGACTTGAGGCGGTGAACCGGATCGATGCGGCCGTAGTACGAGCCCGGCGTACTCGCGACCGCGAGCAGCATGTCGTCGGCGCTCGGCCGACCGCCTCCGAGTATCGCGAGCGCGACCAACACCGGGACGTACTCCATCGCGATGACGACGCCGGGGGCGACCGCGAGGAGGACCCACGCGTACGTCAGCAGTCCCACCGTCGCGACGAGCCGCGTCGCGAGGCCGAAGAGGGTGAAAAAGCCCAGTCCGATGAACAACACCCGAAGGAACGGGCTCGCCCCGGTGTCGAACGCGAGCGTCGGCGCGA
This genomic window from Halorubrum sp. PV6 contains:
- a CDS encoding DoxX family protein; amino-acid sequence: MSVRPRPAALTALILLGTLVARPVAAHVDYVTDDTGDPIDAVRFTLDVLAEPINAAVFAVAGLAAVAGLAVYLWVRPTITDVVVLREKLAGYADLVPWMLRLAIGLPLVGAGFQGYLFAPTLAFDTGASPFLRVLFIGLGFFTLFGLATRLVATVGLLTYAWVLLAVAPGVVIAMEYVPVLVALAILGGGRPSADDMLLAVASTPGSYYGRIDPVHRLKSSLDAVVGPLRRYVPTVLRVGMGVTFVYLGLIEKLADPGRALLVVEKYDLTSVVPVDPGLWVVGAGVTEIAVGLALIAGFFTRGAAALSFVLFTTTLFGLPDDPVLAHVALFGMASAVFTLGSGPLSFDRLVGRPALDNETVLAAD